One genomic window of Punica granatum isolate Tunisia-2019 chromosome 1, ASM765513v2, whole genome shotgun sequence includes the following:
- the LOC116191301 gene encoding acetylornithine aminotransferase, mitochondrial, translating into MSSTRISLNQSTLNMCYIRRQFLPDRERSLNVKISSGRVTRASLNVEVESPVEKAASNKSKEAMEAAAKFLVGTYARAPIVLSSGKGSKLYDLEGREYLDMTSGIAVNSLGHSDPDVVKAVIDQANTLVHVSNVYYSVPQIELARRLVESSFADRVFFSNSGTEANEAAIKFARKFQRHSNPNEKEPATEFIAFTNSFHGRTMGAVALTSKEQYRSPFEPVMPGVTFVEYGNIQAVKEVIRKGKTAAVFVEPIQGEGGIRSATKEFLQFLRSACDDAGALLVFDEVQCGLGRTGCLWAHEAYGVFPDIMTLAKPLAGGMPIGAVLVTERVSSAINYGDHGSTFAGGPLVCQVALATLHKISNPNFLSSVTKKGEGFKRKLAEKLGGKPHVKEIRGLGLIIGIELDVSASPLVDACRESGLLVLTAGKGNVVRFVPPLIVSEQELDQAVEILTSCLPILDESSSSN; encoded by the exons ATGAGCTCTACGAGAATTTCACTCAACCAGTCAACACTCAATATGTGCTATATTCGCCGACAATTCCTCCCGGACAGAGAGAGATCATTAAATGTCAAAATTAGCAGCGGGAGAGTAACTCGCGCGTCTCTTAATGTGGAGGTTGAATCACCTGTCGAGAAGGCAGCATCCAATAAGAGCAAGGAAGCGATGGAGGCGGCAGCAAAGTTTCTAGTAGGCACCTATGCGAGGGCGCCCATTGTGCTTAGCAGTGGCAAAGGAAGTAAATTATATGATTTAGAAGGGCGAGAGTATTTGGACATGACCTCAGGAATTGCCGTGAACTCCCTGGGGCACTCAGACCCTGATGTGGTTAAGGCAGTGATCGATCAAGCAAATACTTTGGTTCATGTCAGCAATGTGTACTACTCTGTCCCTCAG ATAGAGCTTGCCCGGCGACTTGTGGAGAGTTCCTTTGCTGATCGTGTCTTCTTCTCAAATTCCGGAACAGAAGCAAATGAAGCAGCTATCAAGTTTGCTCGGAAGTTTCAGAGGCATTCAAACCCAAACGAAAAGGAACCGGCCACAGAGTTCATAGCCTTCACAAATAGCTTCCATGGGAGGACAATGGGAGCCGTTGCTTTGACAAGCAAAGAGCAGTATAGGTCTCCTTTTGAGCCTGTAATGCCTGGAGTCACTTTTGTAGAGTATGGGAATATACAGGCCGTAAAGGAAGTAATACGAAAGGGCAAAACTGCAGCTGTTTTCGTGGAGCCTATTCAGGGCGAAGGAGGCATACGTAGTGCAACGAAAGAGTTTCTGCAATTTCTTCGAAGTGCTTGTGATGATGCTGGAGCTCTTCTGGTCTTTGATGAG GTTCAATGCGGGCTCGGTCGAACTGGTTGCCTCTGGGCACATGAGGCCTATGGTGTTTTCCCCGATATCATGACCCTCGCGAAGCCTCTCGCTGGAGGAATGCCCATTGGAGCTGTTCTGGTGACTGAAAGAGTCTCTTCCGCCATAAACTACGGAGATCATGGAAGCACATTCGCAGGTGGACCGCTGGTGTGCCAGGTCGCTCTGGCAACTCTCCACAAGATCTCGAATCCCAATTTCCTATCAAGTGTCACGAAGAAAGGCGAGGGCTTCAAGCGGAAACTGGCCGAGAAGCTGGGAGGGAAACCGCACGTGAAGGAAATCCGTGGGCTGGGCCTGATCATAGGTATAGAGTTAGATGTGTCTGCATCGCCTCTTGTAGACGCTTGTCGAGAGTCAGGCCTTCTGGTTCTAACAGCAGGCAAAGGGAACGTGGTGAGGTTCGTCCCTCCATTGATCGTGAGCGAGCAGGAACTGGACCAGGCTGTCGAGATTCTCACGAGCTGTCTGCCCATTCTTGATGAGAGCAGCAGCTCAAACTAG